The Ruminococcaceae bacterium BL-4 region GAGGGCGGGATGAAAACACCCCACCCTTAAAAAGACGGTGTTATTTGGAAATAGAAAGAATGGTGTATTCTTTCATTCCGGCAGGCACTTCAATCTCCACAACATCATTGGCCGCGTGTCCCAACAGCGCTTTTCCAACGGCAGATTCATCGCTGATAAATCCTTGTACTGGATCTGTTTCATTACTGCCAACAATTTTAAGATTCATTTCCCGTACTTTTTGAGTCTTCTCATCTTTTACAGAAACTTGAACTTTTGAGCCAACATGAACCAAACCATTACTCAATTCGGATTCATCGATGACTTTTACATTTTTCAGCGTTACTTCGAGGTCGGCGATTCTGGCTTCCATAATTGCCTGTTCATTTTTAGCTTCGTCGTATTCGCTGTTCTCAGAAAGATCACCAAAGCTCAGTGCTACCTTAATTTTTTCAGCAACTTCTTTTCTCT contains the following coding sequences:
- the greA gene encoding Transcription elongation factor GreA, with the protein product MKLRDDTMVKQTVLTQEGLDKLEKELEELKGVKRKEVAEKIKVALSFGDLSENSEYDEAKNEQAIMEARIADLEVTLKNVKVIDESELSNGLVHVGSKVQVSVKDEKTQKVREMNLKIVGSNETDPVQGFISDESAVGKALLGHAANDVVEIEVPAGMKEYTILSISK